GCTATGGTCTGTGGGGGCTCGCGCTGGTCAATGCCGCCGTTTTCATCCTCTTTGCGTTCAGCTTCTTCAAGCCGGCAACGCGGCGCGACTGGCGCAGCTTCGGCGCGTTCAGTGCGTTCATCGTCGCGCTCTTCGCCGAAATGTATGGCTTCCCGCTCACCATCTTCCTGCTGTCGGGGTGGCTCCAGTCGCATTTCCCCGGCGTCGACTGGTGGAGCCACGATGCTGGCCACATCCTGGAAATGATGTTCGGCTGGCGCATCAATCCGCATTTCGGCCCGTTCCACATCGCCAGCTTTGTGCTGATTGGTGTAGGCTTTTGGCTAATCTCGATCGCGTGGACGGCGCTTCACACGAGTCAGCGCAAACACGAATTGGCAATGACGGGGGTCTACGCCCGGGTGCGGCACCCTCAATACGTAGGGTTCATCCTCGTCATGCTCGGTTTCTTGCTACAATGGCCGACGCTTCTGACGCTTGCCATGTTTCCGGTGCTGGTGGTGATGTACATTCGTTTGGCTAAGCATGAGGAGAGATACGCGCTCGCGACCTACGGCGATAGCTACCGCCAGTACATGGCCCATGTTCCCGCCTTCTTCCCCAGCTTGCGTTGGAAGCGGGAGATTGCAGGACTGGCCTTCACAGGAAATGCTCGAATGGCAGGCCATCAGACGGACGGGCCGGTTAGCGAGGGTTCTCGAGAACACGACAACATGCTGCCAGGAGGTTAGACGTTGTCCTCCTCCGCAAGATCATCACGAACATGACGAAATCGAGGGGGCGTATGTGACCATGCAGGTGACGATCCTTGCGATTGTAGTAAACGGCGTTCCCGTCCTGAGCCTCCATCAGACCCGATCCGCGGCCTGGAAGCGGCTCATGAGATTCATAGACACGAAATGGCCGGAGCGCCTGGGAGCGATGCTTCCCCCTGCCGAAGACGAAGCGAAGGCGCGCATGTTCTTTCGCGAGGAAGATAAAGACCTGTACGCGATCATCGACGCCGACATATCAGAGCTGCACGATGCCTTGGGGTGGGTCAAAGATCCCGTCGTTGGTTAGCCCGTCACGCGATCGCCCTCGAAAAGCTGGGCCGCCCACCGATCGAGATCGCAGCCACGTCCTGAACGTCACCGAAGTTCAGGACGTGACCGAGCCCGGGCAGTGCGATCGGGCGCTATCTGTAAGCCGGACAAGCAACTGACCTGTTCGACCGCCGTGCCAGCGGGCTGATTGCCAAGGGCGAGGCCGGATTTTGCGTCGGCGCAACGGGTGTCAGTCGGTGTCGGCCTCTATGGAGAGATGTGCAGCGGCTGTCATCTATCGCCCCGGCGCGGAGGAATCGGAGGTGAGCCAAGGCCCTTAACGGCAAGCCCCGAACTGGCGAGGGGTGGCGCAACGCCTCACGCCCGCTCAGCAGCCCTGGATTATCAAGCATGGTGTAAGCTGACGGCCGAGCCGGCGGGGGGCAAGACGCACCGGATCCCCTGTCTGGGACACGGTGGCGTTCGTGCGCTAACTCTCGGGGATGACGGCTGAGCCGTACAAGCGCTGGTCGCGGGCGCACCTGTCGGCCACGCGGGATGATGAAGAATCTGGCAGGCACGAAATGAGACACGCAAGGATGGAGATTCGACCCTGAGAAGCACCAAACTTCGGCTGCACCTTCTCGCGAGCCGCACTCACAAGTGGCTCGCGATCATTGTCGGCGCGCAGCTTCTTTTGTGGTTCGCGAGCGGCGCGTTGATGAGCTTCTTGCCCATCGATCGAGTGCATGGCGATCACCTTGTGGACCGCAAAGCCGTGGCGCCCTTGCCTCGCGGCGTGGCGCTCGTCCCACCATCAGTGATCGTCGCGGCGACCGGGACGCGGATCGAGACCGTGAGCTATCGCATGTGGCTTGGCCGCCCGGTCGCTGAGGCGACAACGGCCCGAGGGACGCGGCTGTTCGACGCGAGAACGGGCGCACTGTTGCCCGCCCCAACTGCGGCGCAAGCCCAAGCGGTAGCGAGGGCCGCCTGGCGGAGCAACGATCACCCAAGTGTGAACGTGGAACTGATCGATCGCGCCAGTCCCGAATATCGCGGCACGCTTCCCGCCTGGCGTGTGACGTTCGCCGATCCGGACTCCACTCGGATCTTCGTGGCGGCCGATACCGGCCGGATTGCGGCGGTGAGGAC
The DNA window shown above is from Sphingomonas sp. OV641 and carries:
- a CDS encoding isoprenylcysteine carboxylmethyltransferase family protein translates to MTHADYGYGLWGLALVNAAVFILFAFSFFKPATRRDWRSFGAFSAFIVALFAEMYGFPLTIFLLSGWLQSHFPGVDWWSHDAGHILEMMFGWRINPHFGPFHIASFVLIGVGFWLISIAWTALHTSQRKHELAMTGVYARVRHPQYVGFILVMLGFLLQWPTLLTLAMFPVLVVMYIRLAKHEERYALATYGDSYRQYMAHVPAFFPSLRWKREIAGLAFTGNARMAGHQTDGPVSEGSREHDNMLPGG
- a CDS encoding PepSY domain-containing protein, whose amino-acid sequence is MHLLASRTHKWLAIIVGAQLLLWFASGALMSFLPIDRVHGDHLVDRKAVAPLPRGVALVPPSVIVAATGTRIETVSYRMWLGRPVAEATTARGTRLFDARTGALLPAPTAAQAQAVARAAWRSNDHPSVNVELIDRASPEYRGTLPAWRVTFADPDSTRIFVAADTGRIAAVRTGTWRLYDFFWSLHIMDWKNHEDFNTPWLLGFALGGLGLWLGGAVLLCMRWPKRRRSSASG